In one Candidatus Nomurabacteria bacterium genomic region, the following are encoded:
- a CDS encoding IPT/TIG domain-containing protein: MKNKRLLGWIAPLAAIIVMMALAVYAPSVLAQTQDTLGLNEVGQTVNLSGTDPRTIIVRIINATLGIIGIILVLIILYAGFTWMTSGGDAEKIAKAKRTLTNAVIGLVIILSAWGITAFVISTLLSATNGNNGGSGGSGGSGSGGGLGGGGSSQSFQVQSITPTGSVPLRNVEPRIVFSREVDATNADIQVVKTSDQSAVEGEWLLIGSVATFVPTATCPAPNEDRKCLEANTGFTIRVGSGTRSVSGLAITCGGFAPACTADFETGDLVDTQAPSVSLVTPLNGAIFVQGDSVSVSATATDDSGISMAEILLDGSTRGNAVISGTDNGVTTLSGQIDSTILTPGSHTLSVKVFDLDSNFTNSNSITITVRPAYCADGLLNGDETAIDCGGSCGACSGTSCTGNSDCSSGACVNNICVDAPLITGISPLDGRPGTVVSITGRGFGNSPGTVRFTNGVVAQPAQACLASGVATWTSNSILVEVPAGAETGGLDVQHATNNLTDSSIDTNGPVLEPFVVNDVAHPAICQISPDSGFSGDRIEIRGIGFGATAGKVFFADREASTVQTWSDTSIILNTPVYTPANYPVSVVSNNISSNQRAFRIDTRTAASAPKINSITPDRGAIGQYITLQGTDFGNTVGKVTFKRADGATGIADTNFPAACGTGFWSNTAVTVKVPANVSAGIGNEAVAPGPYTVVLERSDAVASSAASFVVESGTPTPGICAIRPASGPVGTPIDVVGENFSNAGQLTFTGTGTARVDATVESGDWTSQTVSSFVPAGSRTGNVSVAVNAVNSNAVPFAVQSCQENAGICGASEQCCASGACSVGGVCAAAVTSAQFAWTVSTGIIPVNPLVIEECSQNKPPSPSPWSNHQGGNNVCVNSDVYLRFNTHLDETSIVGTGSSRTIQLYRCTGSGADACVTKELVDFAPNYPRVGTNGDEGYIQAQVVGGTWIEQSTYQVVLTTGILSSTGIPMAENTECGAGNAYCFTFKTRNEADVCLLGSIDVLPNTAEMSTLNETRDYTVIGYPREDACIVMNWNGLTYTAQWSTSDGRASITNTIDGQTQSLDQVATGLADTGNDPVKVELAIVLGGEDYLDTADLYIRPQPPTIVNYGPGCDSACSNAAVWAEFSVPMNAASVANAFEVRRCTNENCRTFDQIWMPSQLPSATLSAVPGSNDPKLRFAKLDMLDNQGNTLLQRGKFYKVTVRGGTLQGVRSVDGLLLTDLNSPEGYTWTFRVKDSDDTMCGIAAVDVSPMKKIETVVGQRQLFAASTKSAPDSCSQKGQILSNNQSYNWSIDQSGDVSRFINGGNGNAPSTGLVSTSKNRAAGCTDRCIQTGATGVAGKTASCGNRIVETKNAAYCINGRTIFGDNCVILSADAIGGEECDEGSETATCSSQCLWKPSASAQCGNGTIDRGEQCDPGPNGTPGCSADCQVLGANEGGSTCGNGDIADGESCDDGNTRSGDGCSSICTNEGSTAVVALCGNGIQEAGETCEKIGGVWPIAGCDANTCLKTGTQACTSTSIGACCGNGNTDLTAGETCDDGNSVAGDGCSSSCLLEGSSASYINPSFCGDGVTGIGESIMCESAGAGTSPDAIQLAEIVGEANPDASGLMSSVLNATVTQKTGSAVYGLKCGYTTELSCPSGTGLDQSGCCAPRPDIVSATPASGATGVCRNTAFTLKFNTLMDEQSITNHLIITEVHSGTACPAGLEDVTIVQASPQGWFAKIKNWVTAFFVKPAQADVYCAGSVKGTISTTESNGQTTAYLYISSALKANTQYGVLVRGDVNLTDNPDGKTGIMSKRGVVMSGSQFWPFTTGASICTISDIRVSDTNVDSPATFTKVNETHRYNAQVVSVQAGSASLLSPVTEYNWEWQPWSSSEEPVFSVAGIAGNQVGGTQADVSSKDKMGSSYISAELRITNDAVTTPSSTNQIIRGALLSTALLCENPWPARNLGAFADVENSDALAHYAPEIANGPTFFNFSTMYCRDGESLDLTADDLPSMNAVHVELSNADRAQGVLRQYLLSFDTASSPELAGDGIGIRVMSNPLHLNIRDWFASKGFSGSPQSATVDGYEALKDGATVYVSAANTNDLANGDVYPNIYIISRNPDASKITQGIFDQLVANFFLNANLQDDVQNACEYAIAEPGHSVSETYRENGARVTCTADWECLQKNTNLRCASFKPKLQRDLKRIADISRMSNNLELTKEQNGTYPTLDSGSFIQGMSTSRWPSWQTVFGDNGATDPVNRFLSCGFCSTSQSACMTDSDCGTGQTCNVPANQTGLEATTCWNTISKRYMCPVLNTSSPQASVSRIYQYRAVDGGRRFELGTELEAADASRYVPSLQTEAKRCTNIDSPCSVDANCTVTSPTGAQVSTGQCLTVGGTWKYSGICQGTEYGQDDVCGNGVIGTNEVCEVGDTRGASCSTASGAAGTKLQVCNDCKGFVDSSNATCVAQSMCGNGRIDRAQCLGGEGLKYGQACTNAGNAAECQSPGDPVGSNITCTELPTLEVCDDGSALNGTYGRCNRTCTGYDSYCGDNKLAPGELCDLGNRNGEYCGPGCNAALTCSQSCQGVAPFCGDNKVDAPYEKCDGNVETTKEGCSPVKYCTVKTPENNFVSCNTNSDCASVGGTCAEYETQNMRVCTSPGLQNQCQFADWSGCKPVGSCGDGNVDQGEECDDGNRSDTDTYTNSCKKNICGDGKINAGVEQCDLGSQNGGACPDGADYGSTCLACTTSCQQVAQSGGYCGNGRVDENSPEQCEAGVAIDPNVSCKALGYDFANRQVSGRDEITCNNTCQYSGCAKCSDAIGDGVIEGQVLDALYRYYPIPGARVTLFSRGLRVKDVIADKDGKYRFENILKNPACSSYKIVVDYYKDNICTGSKPEDLLMDVMDSLGVY; encoded by the coding sequence ATGAAAAACAAACGTTTATTGGGCTGGATCGCCCCACTTGCCGCCATCATCGTCATGATGGCTCTTGCTGTTTATGCGCCATCAGTTCTTGCGCAAACACAAGACACGCTTGGCCTCAACGAAGTGGGTCAAACGGTAAACCTATCAGGAACAGATCCGCGCACCATTATCGTGCGTATTATCAATGCAACACTCGGAATTATCGGAATCATTCTTGTTTTGATTATTTTGTATGCGGGTTTTACATGGATGACTTCTGGAGGAGATGCAGAAAAAATCGCAAAAGCAAAACGAACCCTTACCAATGCCGTTATCGGTTTAGTGATTATTTTGTCAGCATGGGGGATCACGGCTTTTGTTATTAGTACGTTATTGTCTGCTACCAATGGGAATAATGGTGGTAGTGGCGGCTCTGGTGGTTCTGGCTCCGGTGGTGGCTTAGGTGGGGGAGGCTCAAGCCAATCTTTTCAAGTTCAAAGCATAACACCTACGGGTTCAGTGCCTTTGCGTAATGTTGAGCCTCGTATCGTTTTTTCTCGCGAAGTAGATGCGACGAATGCTGATATTCAGGTTGTTAAAACATCGGATCAATCAGCTGTCGAAGGTGAGTGGTTGCTTATCGGTTCGGTAGCAACCTTTGTCCCTACGGCAACATGTCCAGCACCAAACGAAGATCGTAAATGTTTAGAGGCAAATACAGGTTTTACCATTCGTGTTGGAAGCGGTACGCGTTCAGTATCAGGACTCGCGATTACATGTGGCGGTTTTGCACCAGCATGTACAGCGGATTTTGAAACAGGTGATCTTGTGGATACACAAGCGCCAAGCGTTAGTCTTGTCACACCATTAAACGGAGCGATTTTTGTGCAGGGCGACTCGGTTTCTGTATCTGCTACAGCAACCGATGATTCGGGTATCTCAATGGCAGAAATTCTTTTAGACGGCAGCACGAGAGGTAATGCCGTTATTTCTGGCACTGATAATGGGGTTACGACGCTTTCTGGTCAGATTGACTCAACGATTTTAACACCAGGAAGCCACACGCTCTCTGTAAAAGTCTTTGATTTAGATTCAAACTTTACCAATTCAAATTCAATAACAATTACCGTTCGTCCTGCTTACTGTGCTGATGGTTTATTGAATGGTGATGAAACGGCGATTGATTGTGGAGGATCTTGCGGCGCTTGCTCAGGCACTAGTTGTACTGGTAATAGCGATTGTTCTTCGGGCGCTTGTGTGAATAATATCTGTGTCGATGCGCCGCTCATTACAGGTATCTCACCTCTAGATGGTCGCCCAGGAACCGTCGTGTCAATTACGGGTCGTGGATTTGGTAATTCGCCTGGAACCGTTCGCTTTACGAATGGTGTCGTGGCGCAACCGGCGCAGGCTTGTCTTGCAAGCGGTGTTGCAACGTGGACGAGTAATTCAATTCTTGTAGAGGTACCTGCTGGCGCTGAGACGGGTGGACTTGATGTGCAACATGCAACAAATAATCTTACGGATTCTTCAATTGATACAAACGGTCCTGTTTTAGAGCCTTTTGTTGTTAATGATGTTGCTCATCCTGCGATATGTCAGATTTCACCAGACTCAGGTTTTAGTGGTGATCGTATCGAGATTCGTGGTATTGGCTTTGGTGCAACAGCCGGAAAAGTCTTTTTTGCTGATCGCGAAGCATCAACCGTGCAAACATGGTCCGACACATCGATTATTTTAAATACCCCTGTTTATACTCCGGCAAACTATCCGGTTTCTGTCGTATCAAACAATATCTCTTCAAATCAACGAGCCTTTAGAATCGATACGAGAACAGCTGCATCAGCGCCAAAAATTAATAGTATTACGCCGGATCGTGGTGCTATCGGGCAATATATTACCCTTCAAGGTACGGACTTTGGTAATACGGTAGGTAAGGTAACCTTTAAACGTGCTGATGGTGCAACGGGTATTGCAGATACAAATTTTCCAGCAGCTTGTGGTACAGGCTTTTGGTCAAATACAGCGGTCACCGTTAAGGTTCCTGCAAATGTCAGTGCGGGTATTGGAAACGAAGCAGTTGCTCCTGGGCCTTATACTGTTGTTCTTGAGCGTTCTGATGCTGTCGCATCTTCGGCGGCGAGCTTTGTGGTTGAGAGTGGTACGCCTACTCCTGGTATTTGTGCGATTCGCCCAGCATCAGGTCCTGTTGGAACACCTATCGACGTCGTTGGTGAGAATTTTTCAAATGCTGGTCAACTTACCTTTACGGGTACAGGCACCGCGCGCGTTGATGCAACAGTTGAAAGCGGGGATTGGACGAGTCAGACGGTTTCGTCTTTTGTGCCAGCGGGTTCACGAACGGGCAATGTGTCGGTAGCCGTCAATGCCGTAAACTCAAATGCGGTGCCTTTTGCCGTGCAAAGCTGTCAAGAAAATGCCGGTATTTGTGGTGCAAGCGAACAATGTTGTGCTTCAGGTGCTTGTTCGGTTGGTGGTGTCTGTGCGGCTGCTGTTACATCGGCTCAATTTGCTTGGACGGTTTCTACGGGTATTATCCCGGTTAATCCTTTGGTTATCGAAGAATGTAGCCAAAATAAACCTCCATCACCTTCGCCATGGAGTAACCATCAAGGCGGAAATAATGTTTGTGTAAATAGTGACGTGTATTTGCGCTTTAATACTCATCTAGATGAGACAAGCATTGTAGGGACCGGCTCATCCCGTACCATTCAGCTTTATCGTTGTACAGGATCAGGTGCTGACGCTTGTGTCACAAAAGAGTTGGTTGATTTTGCCCCAAACTACCCACGAGTAGGTACTAATGGTGACGAAGGATATATTCAAGCACAGGTTGTTGGTGGTACTTGGATCGAACAATCAACCTATCAAGTTGTTCTTACTACAGGCATCTTGTCCTCAACAGGTATTCCAATGGCAGAAAATACCGAGTGTGGCGCTGGTAATGCATACTGTTTTACGTTTAAAACACGTAACGAAGCGGATGTTTGTCTCTTAGGAAGTATTGATGTATTGCCAAATACAGCAGAGATGAGCACCTTAAATGAAACACGTGACTATACCGTTATTGGTTATCCAAGAGAGGATGCTTGTATCGTGATGAACTGGAATGGTCTTACGTATACAGCACAATGGTCTACTTCAGATGGTCGTGCATCTATCACAAATACTATTGATGGCCAAACACAGTCTCTTGATCAAGTTGCAACAGGTCTTGCTGATACGGGTAATGACCCTGTCAAAGTTGAGCTTGCTATCGTACTTGGTGGTGAAGATTATCTTGATACAGCCGATCTCTATATTCGTCCACAGCCTCCAACAATAGTTAATTATGGTCCGGGTTGTGACAGCGCCTGTAGCAATGCTGCCGTATGGGCTGAGTTCAGTGTGCCAATGAATGCCGCTTCTGTAGCAAATGCCTTTGAAGTACGTCGTTGTACCAATGAAAATTGCCGCACCTTTGATCAAATTTGGATGCCAAGTCAATTACCTTCGGCAACGCTTTCGGCGGTACCTGGCTCAAATGATCCAAAGCTACGTTTTGCAAAGCTAGACATGTTGGATAACCAAGGCAATACACTGCTTCAACGTGGTAAGTTCTATAAAGTTACGGTTCGTGGTGGTACTTTGCAGGGTGTGCGATCGGTTGATGGCTTACTCCTTACCGACTTAAATAGCCCTGAGGGATATACATGGACCTTCCGTGTAAAAGACTCAGATGACACGATGTGCGGTATTGCGGCTGTTGATGTTTCGCCGATGAAAAAGATCGAAACAGTTGTTGGTCAACGACAATTGTTTGCGGCAAGCACAAAATCCGCTCCTGATAGCTGTTCACAAAAAGGACAGATCCTCTCAAATAACCAGTCTTACAATTGGTCTATTGATCAAAGCGGTGACGTAAGTCGCTTTATTAATGGTGGTAACGGAAACGCTCCTTCTACAGGCTTGGTGAGTACATCAAAAAATCGTGCAGCAGGTTGTACAGACCGTTGTATCCAAACCGGTGCTACAGGTGTCGCAGGAAAAACGGCTTCTTGCGGAAACCGTATCGTCGAAACAAAAAATGCCGCCTACTGTATTAATGGGCGTACGATTTTTGGAGATAATTGTGTCATCTTGTCTGCAGATGCTATAGGTGGCGAAGAGTGTGACGAAGGTTCAGAAACAGCAACCTGTTCTTCGCAGTGTCTTTGGAAGCCTTCAGCGAGCGCACAATGTGGTAATGGAACTATTGATCGTGGGGAGCAATGTGACCCAGGTCCAAATGGTACACCGGGCTGTTCAGCAGATTGTCAGGTATTGGGAGCAAACGAAGGTGGTTCTACTTGTGGTAATGGAGACATTGCTGACGGGGAGTCTTGTGATGACGGTAATACGCGTAGCGGTGACGGCTGTAGCAGTATTTGTACCAACGAAGGATCAACAGCGGTTGTTGCGCTTTGTGGCAATGGTATTCAAGAAGCCGGTGAGACCTGTGAAAAAATCGGCGGTGTATGGCCTATCGCAGGCTGTGATGCAAACACCTGTCTCAAGACGGGTACGCAAGCATGTACCAGTACCAGTATCGGTGCTTGTTGTGGCAACGGTAATACAGATCTTACTGCAGGCGAAACCTGCGATGACGGAAATTCAGTAGCAGGTGACGGCTGTTCGAGTAGTTGTCTCTTAGAGGGTTCGTCTGCATCCTATATCAACCCTTCTTTCTGTGGTGATGGTGTCACAGGTATCGGTGAATCCATTATGTGTGAAAGTGCAGGTGCTGGTACAAGCCCAGATGCCATTCAGCTAGCTGAAATCGTAGGCGAAGCCAACCCAGATGCAAGCGGACTTATGAGCTCGGTGCTAAACGCAACCGTCACACAAAAAACAGGTTCAGCGGTCTATGGGTTAAAATGTGGTTATACGACGGAGCTGTCTTGTCCTAGTGGGACTGGCCTTGATCAATCGGGTTGCTGTGCGCCACGTCCGGATATTGTCTCGGCGACACCAGCTTCAGGCGCAACGGGTGTATGTCGCAATACAGCTTTCACTCTTAAGTTCAATACGCTAATGGATGAGCAGTCTATTACGAATCATTTGATTATTACTGAAGTACATTCAGGTACTGCGTGTCCTGCTGGTCTTGAGGATGTCACTATCGTACAAGCTTCTCCGCAAGGTTGGTTTGCAAAAATCAAAAACTGGGTAACCGCGTTCTTTGTAAAGCCAGCTCAAGCGGATGTGTATTGTGCAGGCAGTGTAAAAGGAACGATTTCTACAACAGAATCAAATGGTCAAACGACGGCATACTTGTATATCTCTTCGGCATTAAAAGCGAATACACAATACGGTGTATTGGTACGTGGCGACGTAAATCTTACGGATAACCCAGATGGTAAAACGGGCATTATGTCTAAGCGCGGTGTTGTAATGTCAGGATCACAATTCTGGCCATTTACTACAGGTGCAAGCATTTGTACGATATCGGATATTCGTGTTTCGGATACAAACGTTGATTCACCAGCTACCTTTACAAAAGTAAACGAGACCCATCGGTACAATGCTCAAGTTGTTTCGGTTCAGGCAGGGTCCGCTTCGCTCTTGTCACCTGTTACAGAATATAATTGGGAGTGGCAGCCATGGAGCTCTTCTGAAGAGCCGGTATTCTCTGTTGCTGGTATCGCCGGAAATCAGGTCGGTGGCACACAGGCAGATGTTTCTTCAAAAGACAAGATGGGAAGCTCGTATATTTCAGCTGAGTTACGTATTACAAACGATGCCGTCACAACACCTTCGTCAACAAATCAAATTATTCGAGGAGCATTATTGAGTACAGCTCTTCTTTGTGAAAATCCATGGCCAGCACGTAATCTGGGTGCATTTGCTGATGTAGAAAACTCTGATGCTCTTGCTCATTATGCTCCTGAAATAGCTAATGGCCCAACATTCTTTAACTTCTCTACGATGTATTGTCGCGATGGAGAGAGTCTTGATCTCACAGCAGATGATCTACCTTCGATGAATGCTGTTCATGTGGAGCTATCAAATGCTGATCGTGCACAAGGTGTATTACGTCAATATCTTCTTAGTTTTGATACAGCTAGCTCACCAGAATTAGCAGGGGATGGTATCGGTATTCGTGTGATGTCTAATCCACTGCACTTAAATATACGTGATTGGTTTGCATCAAAAGGGTTCTCGGGTTCACCGCAGTCAGCAACGGTCGATGGTTACGAGGCACTCAAAGATGGAGCTACTGTTTATGTTTCGGCAGCAAATACAAACGATCTTGCTAATGGCGACGTTTATCCAAATATCTACATCATTTCACGTAACCCCGATGCAAGTAAGATCACGCAAGGTATTTTTGATCAGCTTGTTGCAAACTTCTTCTTAAACGCAAATCTTCAAGATGATGTTCAAAATGCTTGTGAATATGCCATCGCTGAACCAGGTCATTCGGTAAGCGAAACCTATCGTGAAAACGGTGCTCGCGTCACTTGTACGGCAGATTGGGAGTGTTTACAAAAGAATACCAATCTACGTTGTGCGAGCTTTAAGCCTAAGTTACAGCGTGATCTTAAGCGTATCGCCGATATTTCTCGCATGAGTAATAATCTTGAGCTTACAAAAGAGCAAAACGGCACCTATCCAACGCTTGATAGTGGTAGCTTTATTCAGGGTATGTCGACGAGTCGTTGGCCGAGCTGGCAAACCGTCTTTGGTGATAACGGTGCTACGGATCCTGTAAATCGCTTCTTGTCTTGTGGATTCTGTTCTACGTCACAATCAGCGTGTATGACCGATTCAGATTGTGGTACTGGTCAAACTTGTAATGTACCTGCAAATCAAACAGGCCTCGAGGCGACAACGTGTTGGAACACAATCTCAAAGAGATATATGTGTCCTGTTTTGAATACCTCGTCACCACAAGCATCGGTATCACGTATTTATCAATATCGTGCCGTAGATGGTGGCCGTCGATTCGAACTCGGAACAGAGCTCGAAGCAGCAGATGCCTCACGTTATGTGCCATCACTACAAACAGAAGCTAAGCGTTGTACAAATATCGATAGCCCTTGTTCTGTTGATGCGAATTGTACCGTTACAAGCCCAACGGGCGCTCAAGTTTCTACGGGTCAATGTCTCACGGTTGGTGGCACTTGGAAGTACAGCGGTATTTGCCAAGGTACCGAGTACGGCCAAGACGATGTTTGTGGTAATGGTGTTATCGGTACAAACGAAGTCTGTGAAGTAGGGGATACGCGTGGCGCTTCTTGTTCTACAGCCTCCGGTGCAGCAGGGACAAAACTACAAGTCTGTAACGATTGTAAAGGCTTTGTTGATTCATCAAATGCTACCTGTGTTGCACAAAGCATGTGTGGCAATGGTCGTATTGACCGTGCACAGTGTCTTGGTGGTGAGGGGTTAAAGTATGGTCAAGCATGTACTAACGCAGGCAATGCAGCCGAATGTCAGTCACCGGGTGATCCGGTAGGTTCGAATATCACATGTACAGAACTACCTACTCTCGAAGTTTGTGATGACGGAAGTGCGCTTAATGGTACCTATGGTCGCTGTAATCGTACCTGTACAGGCTATGATAGTTACTGTGGTGACAACAAATTAGCACCGGGTGAGCTCTGCGATTTGGGTAATCGTAATGGTGAGTATTGTGGCCCGGGTTGTAATGCGGCATTAACCTGTTCTCAATCATGTCAGGGTGTTGCGCCATTTTGTGGTGATAATAAAGTCGACGCTCCGTATGAGAAGTGCGATGGTAATGTCGAAACAACAAAAGAAGGCTGTTCTCCTGTGAAATATTGTACCGTTAAAACTCCAGAGAATAACTTTGTTTCGTGTAATACAAATAGCGATTGTGCCTCTGTAGGCGGTACTTGCGCAGAGTACGAAACACAAAATATGCGTGTTTGTACGTCTCCAGGCTTGCAGAATCAGTGTCAATTTGCTGACTGGTCTGGCTGTAAACCAGTCGGCTCTTGTGGAGACGGTAACGTCGACCAAGGCGAAGAATGCGATGACGGTAATCGTAGCGATACCGACACGTATACAAATTCGTGTAAAAAGAATATTTGTGGTGACGGAAAAATTAACGCAGGCGTTGAGCAATGTGATCTCGGCTCACAAAACGGTGGCGCATGTCCAGATGGTGCCGACTATGGTTCAACGTGTCTCGCCTGTACGACTTCTTGTCAGCAAGTAGCGCAGTCAGGTGGGTACTGTGGCAATGGACGTGTTGATGAAAATAGCCCAGAGCAATGTGAAGCAGGTGTTGCTATTGATCCAAATGTAAGCTGTAAGGCGCTTGGGTATGACTTTGCGAATCGTCAGGTGAGTGGACGTGATGAAATTACTTGTAACAATACGTGTCAGTATTCTGGTTGTGCTAAATGTTCGGATGCAATTGGAGACGGTGTGATTGAAGGTCAGGTGCTTGATGCGTTGTATCGATATTACCCTATACCTGGAGCACGCGTTACACTCTTTAGCCGTGGGCTTCGTGTTAAGGATGTGATAGCAGATAAAGATGGCAAATATAGATTTGAAAACATTCTGAAAAATCCCGCATGTTCAAGCTACAAAATCGTGGTCGATTATTACAAAGACAATATTTGTACGGGGTCAAAACCGGAAGACCTTTTAATGGATGTGATGGACAGCCTTGGGGTGTATTGA
- a CDS encoding Ig-like domain-containing protein — MFGSLLPMLSDGSVRSTARSRMASIFAVVIAVFFCVAFFAAPSAVFAQTVDPGLTEVGAATGLETQTDLPTIIGRIINIFLGFMGIVLLVIIIYAGWLWMTAGGNNEQIEKAKLWIRNGIIGLIIIVSSFAITAFVIGLLAGDGGLGGGSGTGDPFGNNGGFPGSAGALGAGIVESHIPARDATGIARNTAIVITFKEPIKLSTMIAGYDDNGTPSNLADDAGRTTTIGLNADIVKVYPSGKRDQALSTTEARVSFTDDRQTFVIRPVQYLGSPTVDTDYTVEFVGGLNGLRREDNSAAFGGSFSAGYKWQFQVSTIIDNTPPRVTSVIPTDGGSYAPNVIVQMQFSEAVDPVSASGMFQNGSGFTNVQVTAGGTTRPNGSFKLSNQYRTLEFVTDQSCGTNSCGSTIYCLPASTAIAVVAKAATLSDNPPTAAVSGSLYDGIVDLASNSLDGNGDNQAQGSDSDAVAGNDDYGWTFQTTDRPNLDAPVIRSTNPRAGDAGASSNLSVDAMIDATFDTPLRASTVNSDEVVLQTNEPARMADTFWWSASYQPLTSAGSVAGVGDTTSLGKITIDHRLFVAATGTGATAIVPIYQPVLNSGIQNLYQNCYVPAASVSCAANTQNPNCCNGRPQAGGCVAPIRLP; from the coding sequence ATGTTTGGATCCCTCCTTCCCATGCTTTCGGATGGTTCCGTAAGAAGCACCGCACGATCACGGATGGCGAGTATTTTCGCTGTCGTGATTGCGGTGTTTTTTTGCGTCGCTTTTTTTGCCGCCCCATCCGCCGTCTTTGCACAAACCGTTGACCCAGGTCTCACCGAAGTTGGTGCTGCCACCGGTTTAGAAACGCAAACGGATCTTCCTACGATTATTGGTCGTATCATCAATATCTTTTTGGGTTTCATGGGTATCGTATTGCTCGTTATTATCATCTATGCAGGTTGGTTGTGGATGACGGCGGGTGGCAATAATGAACAAATCGAAAAAGCAAAACTCTGGATTCGTAACGGTATTATTGGGTTAATTATCATCGTTTCTTCTTTTGCGATCACCGCATTTGTTATCGGGCTTTTAGCGGGCGATGGTGGTCTTGGCGGCGGATCCGGTACAGGTGACCCGTTTGGTAATAATGGTGGATTTCCTGGTTCTGCCGGTGCGCTCGGTGCAGGGATCGTCGAGTCTCATATTCCGGCTCGTGATGCAACCGGTATTGCGCGTAATACAGCCATCGTTATCACCTTCAAAGAACCAATCAAGCTTTCAACCATGATTGCTGGTTATGACGACAATGGGACACCTTCAAATCTTGCTGATGATGCTGGTCGCACGACAACCATCGGCTTAAATGCGGACATTGTAAAAGTATATCCATCCGGTAAACGTGATCAGGCTTTATCCACAACCGAGGCGCGTGTAAGTTTTACCGACGATCGTCAGACCTTTGTGATTCGTCCCGTGCAATATCTCGGTAGCCCAACCGTAGACACGGATTATACGGTTGAGTTTGTTGGAGGATTAAACGGTTTGCGTCGAGAAGATAATTCAGCTGCATTCGGAGGGAGTTTTAGCGCAGGATATAAATGGCAATTTCAAGTATCGACCATCATCGATAATACGCCTCCACGTGTAACTTCGGTTATTCCTACTGACGGCGGCTCCTATGCGCCAAACGTGATTGTGCAAATGCAGTTTAGCGAAGCGGTTGATCCTGTTTCTGCATCAGGAATGTTTCAAAATGGTTCAGGATTTACCAATGTTCAGGTGACGGCTGGCGGGACAACGCGTCCTAATGGCTCATTTAAATTATCAAATCAATACCGAACCTTAGAATTTGTCACCGATCAAAGCTGTGGCACAAATTCTTGTGGTTCAACAATCTATTGTTTGCCTGCGAGCACGGCTATTGCTGTGGTCGCAAAAGCAGCAACCTTGAGTGATAATCCACCAACAGCTGCCGTATCAGGTTCTCTGTATGATGGTATTGTAGATCTTGCGAGCAATTCTTTAGATGGTAATGGCGATAATCAAGCCCAAGGTTCTGATAGCGATGCTGTAGCAGGTAATGATGACTACGGTTGGACATTTCAGACGACGGACAGACCAAACTTAGATGCTCCGGTTATTCGCTCAACAAATCCACGCGCCGGTGATGCTGGTGCTTCGAGTAATCTTTCAGTTGATGCAATGATTGATGCGACGTTTGATACGCCTTTACGTGCATCAACGGTCAATAGTGACGAAGTTGTTCTGCAGACAAATGAGCCAGCACGTATGGCGGATACTTTTTGGTGGTCGGCATCCTATCAACCGCTTACATCCGCAGGTTCTGTAGCAGGCGTTGGTGACACAACATCGCTTGGTAAGATTACGATCGATCATCGTCTCTTTGTTGCGGCTACTGGTACAGGCGCTACAGCAATTGTGCCGATTTATCAACCGGTGCTTAATTCTGGCATTCAGAATCTGTATCAAAATTGTTATGTACCAGCCGCATCCGTGAGCTGTGCTGCAAATACGCAAAATCCTAATTGCTGTAATGGTCGTCCACAAGCGGGTGGATGTGTTGCTCCTATAAGACTTCCGTAA
- a CDS encoding GatB/YqeY domain-containing protein has product MTVIERIDQDLKEAMKAKSEQRLSVLRMARTSLKNKQIEMQKDLDDQSAFAVLKTMIKQYQDAISDFQTAGRQDLVEKQQQEIDILSAYLPPAMPVEEVEKIVKEAVAGMQASDMGKAMGAAMKAVDGKADGNTVRAIVQRLLSE; this is encoded by the coding sequence ATGACCGTCATCGAACGTATTGACCAAGACTTAAAAGAAGCCATGAAGGCAAAAAGCGAACAGCGCCTTTCGGTGCTACGCATGGCTCGCACTTCGTTAAAAAACAAACAAATAGAAATGCAAAAAGATCTCGATGATCAAAGCGCCTTTGCTGTTTTGAAAACCATGATCAAGCAATATCAAGACGCGATCTCAGATTTTCAGACCGCAGGACGCCAAGACCTTGTAGAAAAACAACAGCAAGAAATCGATATCCTTTCTGCCTATTTACCCCCAGCAATGCCGGTAGAAGAAGTAGAAAAAATCGTGAAAGAAGCTGTTGCAGGTATGCAGGCAAGTGATATGGGTAAGGCCATGGGAGCGGCAATGAAGGCTGTGGATGGAAAGGCCGACGGAAACACTGTCAGAGCCATTGTCCAGAGACTGCTTTCGGAGTAA